TGCTCCAAAGCATCAGACtttgaaaagtgaaacttTTCCTGGGAATGAAAGAAAACCGACTGCGGTCAAGACTAAGTTGCCGAAATGGTTGACCAAAAAGAAATGAGGCTGCGCGTCCCTTTCGCCATCAGGGCTTCCCCCTTCCTGGCTGTGTCCACTAGGCCGGTCACAGCCGCATGTGGACATTGCAGAGTTAACTGTTGCGTTAACAATGTTTTTAAGTCGCTCGTTCTGGTCAAGTTTAGTCACTAAGAGGTACCTGTAAGCGTAGATAAAGTCTGCGACGTTGGACCAGAAAATGGCGATGCTCCAAAACTGCATTTAGAAATTTATAGGTGATCACCAGAACCAGGTGAAGCTATTTTTGCCCTGATATGGCATCCAGTTTCGGAATTGATGAGGAAACGTGGATGTGTAGATAGATGTGTACAATCTCAAAAcgtgtattattattatcagtttctgttttttgttatttttacttgtctcctttttttacctaatattttttattattatattcacTTCTtacttttatacatttttttatttaattaagtgatGCCAAAGGAACGTTAAAGTTTAAGGATCAGTAGCGGGTAAgttgaaattatattatattccTTAAAAGCGTGTTTTATTCTCTATTTCCCGGCCCTCTGGCACGCTACTGACATTTTCATTTCGTCGAAGCTTCCGCCGCAGTAAAGGTGAGCGCCACCCGTATTTTCAAGGCGGCGCCTGTGTAGTCTCACCGCAGCTCACGTGAgattaaacgaaaataaaccCACACGCACaaataatgattttcaaaaactatcagGGCTGCTTTTTGACCTTTACCTTTGTTTTCCAGTTTTTAGTCGTTCAAATTGaccttaaaaatcaaaaataaatttaaccttTGTCTTTGCCGCTTTGCCGATAATCGCATCGAACAATAATACGTAATCCATCGTTCATAAATTaacgaattttcaatttaacaataaatcataattttgttttggcCAAAGGTTCTCTCACAATAAAGCGTAGGAAATGTTTGGATTTCTGCCAAGAATGCAGTCAATAATAGCGTGATTATTGTTGGTCTTATACGAGGTATGAGTTTTTCACGTCATTAGAGGAGTAACTTACCCTACTCTTCAACATCTTGGGTATATTAAGGTTTTCGATGGGTCGaacattttaatcatttaGTGTTAGTGCAGTTATGTACACGTACATGCCTAAGTCGGCCATTACTTGCGTGAGTACGCCTTTAGCAATTAATTGTCGGTGGGTAAGGCCCCTAATTGCAATAGCAACAATTTAATCACTTATACAAAATCATGCTAGTTTGCTATGTGAGCTAAAATCAACGCTTCGTTaagaaaatacagggtgtttctttgacaaatgttttcaaaaaaagaagTGACAATTTTCTCTAAACGTCTGGAAGTCTTCCAGTGAAATTTTGTGAGTATCGATGGCTAAGAGATACATACAGGGTTCGTCACATGTGTGTATGGAATAAtggcaataactttttaaataatttttatatcaaaaaatatttccaggaAAGTCACAAGACTAATTTGCTGTCGCTTTTTGATGACTTTGAGCTTTTTCCTTGCCCCCCGATAGTCCAGCCAAGTCGAACTTTTGCTTTTTCTAACGCGACCTTCTATTTCTGACCTGTTTTATACGCTCATTAGCGCGTTTGCGTGTTTTTTACACTGCGCATGCGGACATACCAAATTTAAAGGAATTAGACAAGAAAAATTGCgagaaaacaattatttttgcttattaataaaacaattaaattcaatcagaaagtaaaacaacaaattactgcttacaaaaatttgttgttatttcaTGTCCAATgcatttgttcaaaatgtcttcGGTCATTATCCAAATACCGGGCCATCCTTTGCATGAACTGTCTCACCTGAACATACGTGTTTTGCCTGACCAATTGCAGTACACGGACGATACGAGCCTTATAAACTTGATCTTTTAAATGGCTTCAAAAGGAAAAAGTCACATGGATTTAAATCAGGTAATCGAGCGGGTTGGCCACTCTATGACACCAAGCAAAATATTAGTatctgttttatttaaattaaaaattggaatttccgaaatttacttgatgtttaaaacatatacagggcgtttctgttatttttcttttctgattgaatttaatttttttaataaaacgaggagaaaaaaaattctcctaAGTTTTCTTATCGAACCCCGATAGAATTTGAGACTTCAATAGGCGCAAAATCAATGAAGATTCCATAGAACAAGTCAGAAATAGGGgtcacatttgaaaaattaaagttgaacTTCGTTGGACTTTTAGGcagcaaaaaaaatagttcaaaGTCACCAAAAAGCGACTACAAATCAGTTTTGTAGCTTTtatttcaagtattttttaatagaaaaattattttaaaagttattgccATTATTCCATATATATGACGAACCTCGTATTTAcctacaccctgtatattatttcgtttCCGCTTCCAAAAAGGGTGTACATTTTTCTCGTACGTTTTCGCACTGAtatcgatatttttcattattcctTCTATAAGCGAGAAAAGAGTCAATTCCTCCTGGGACGCTCATGACaccaaattgttttaatattttcgacgGAAAAACTGCTGCGCCACTGGAAtagcgaaattttaatttttctctatATGCCCTACTAATTTCTAACGGAAAAATCGCCCTTCAGTATTTTCTTGTTCCATGCCTTCACATCGCTCTATATAAGGCATATAATAGATCCAGGGCCGGCCTCAGCAAGTCGCTCtgggtgaaattttttattaataatcccCCTCCATAATAAAAACCGCCACCTTGGGTTGTCACCCAACCGTATCCCCCATACAGCACCGATTGTATGGGGGATACGGTTGGGCGGATGGGGGATCTAGTGTATTACGTTGCATTCagattgaaaaattcaattttttttcttacacaTATTTGTAGTAAAAagtgggaaaaaaatttatctgcgGGATCTTATCGGACCTAAATCTATacgtatatatttatatatacatatatatatataacattgACATAAGCGAGGCCAATATTTCGAAACgttttggttgcatttttgcCCGGGGTACCGCAGATGGCCGTAAATCCGGAAAAGTTCAATTCCCGaactaaaaatggaaatttccatCTTAGACAAAGCCATGGTAGCTTATCTGCATTCTGAATGCATCGTGCAGAGGTACATAATGTAAGATGGCAAGCCGATCCCCGTGATCGGTAATGTCTTATTAAGGGTGGGGTACATTCCTTATAAAGTGAACCACACTGTATTTGGATGGATAGtttgaagtttattttattttatgctaTTTGCAAACGAAGTAATTTTTAGGAGAATGTACTTCTTTTCCAGAATGTCCATCTGACTCGGAGGACGACCGACCGGTTCGTTCTTCCAGCTGCGTTCTTGCTGGCCAGCTTAGGGGTGGGGGTGTCGTCATTCAGCTTAAAGCAGCTACTCATGGCGAAACAACgtgtttaaagaaaatgtaagcCTGACTGAAGAAagccatttattttcaaatggtttTGTTATTCTTAGCACCTTATACTAAGGCTAGTTGCGTTACTGATTAGGAACATGTGCAactaaattcccatttttacatacaagcgatattatttcaaattcattcTTACCattaatttgccaaaatattacattaaatgATTCTAACCAGCAGAATAATTCTGttttatttgctaaaatttCCTCGCATCAGGGACCAAGGAAGCGCACATCCCGTGATaaaacatataattatttatttacagcgATATCAACTAATTAACAGTATTTCACAATGTAATGGCAGCGCTTTATATGTTGCATTGAATGTTTATCAACCAAGTGCGGAAAGTGGCATTTCACCGCACTCCGATCGCAGAGGTAAATCACCTTCGCGTGTGTTAGATGCACCATTTTTCGACATGCGTACGATAAAACTTTTAACGCGTGCGTGTAGCGATTTTGCTGCACGTGCATATTTGAACAGGCATAAGACACACATGCGCTCGTAGAAACAGCATTGTACCTAAGCGGGCGGCAGGTGATACGTTACTGCACGCCGATTGCAATTGACCGAACGATGCGGAGCGGAATGCCGCAGCGGAGCGCGCGCTCGTGCACTTCATGCTTTCGATTTCGCATTTCTATAACTAGTGCACTTACGGAACTTAAAGGTTAGACACTAAACATAAAACGATTCTTAGTGAATACTGGACGGATTTTCAAACTAAAATTCTAAatcctttattaaaattatattgctTTGCCCCAACaccaggaaaaatattataattacgGCAAACGTGATCCCCGTGTACTTTCCATTTATTGGCAAGTTGAAGAGTCTAGCATTGATCTTCAGACTGTTCGTGTATATCAGGATAGAGTTCAGCTCTTGCAGGGGGGTGTCCTGATGAGCAAACGGTCTCGTCCTCGCTTCTTGTCCCACAGTCTTTACGTTGTCGCATGCTATTGTGAGTCGAGCGGCCTTGGAAAGAAAGTATGATTAGTAATTACCAACATGTCTTCACTTCATGTACTTAGTTTATGGAAGTCGATAACCGAGTTATAGGCTCTCAAAAGTAAAACCGAAAAATACATGCAGGAAGGTTCAACGATGGGGCCCCGAGAGGAAATGAGTGTTCCAATAAAAATGGAATGAGGATGTTGGGCAGGGTCACCCATCGGCTTCAACGGGGAAGTAGGCGGGACAAGTAGGTACACACACATCGAGCTGCGCATGTCCAAAGCGTAGGCATATGCGGGCGCAGCCTGGCAAAGCTCGCAGGTAGAAGAGAGAAGAAGCCACGAGTAAGCATAAGCCTATAGTGGAAACACTTGAAGTTCACCAGTTGTAGACGTGAGCTCAAGATATCTGGGACAGCCGTCCTGCAAATGTCCAGCTAGGAATGTTCATATTAGTTCGGGTACCTGCTACCCGCTTGTGGCCTCAACCACCGCAAAATGCACATATAACTAAGTCTTCCAGTAAACTGCGGCGGCGCGTTGTAAAGACATTTAAGAGGCACCCcgtaaaataaatcaaacgCAACATACTTACTTGAATGAATGGTAAGATTGCAATGAACCACCATAGTACCacgatgaaaatatttatggctGTGTACACCGGGACGCTATTCCTAGCTTCGCCAAACTGAGAGGCGAACAACCATAATGTCCCCGAAATTGCGTAGGTCCAATTCAAAACGGTGAAAATGCAAACTGCCGGTGCTACTTGAGTATTCAGGTAGATCAGCAATTTTCGGAACTCTTCGATATCCTGAAATGTTGAATCTGAATGTAGAAGTCTATAGGTCGATCAAGTACTCATACGTCAAGCTTTCACAGCCTGCATGAGAATGATATAACGttggaaaaaaatccgttGCAAAGGGGGTGTCCAGCTGCATGTAATACGCGAAACGGTTACCGAGAAACCCTTCGGGCTCCATATGTAGCCAAAGGGAAAACTTGTAGATGAAGGATCTTTTCACACTTTATTATGTAGTTTCCAAtagttttgcaaaaataatttaaaaatattattggcgAAATTCCATGGACCAACATATTCCCATAAGAAGAAGTCTAATGTAGTAAAATCAGGCCATCATGCTGGCCATTCGAGCGATCCTCATCTCCCTATCCACcgatttgaaaaacttaagtCCAGGCACATTGAGGTTGATTTGTTTTGATACTTTATTATGGTATCAAGATCGAAATGGtattagttattaaatatttagtttgtTGTAGAGAGTTTTGTCAATTgcacgatttttttctgttactCTCTAAAGTAAACTTTAAAACCATACCAATTTTGAATAGAAAACGAAAAGGTCTTTCAAAGAGAGGTCCCACACCGTGTATGTCTCTTCTAAACGTAATGCTGATACCTACCCTGATCCATTCCAAGGGTCTAATGGATTGCAGCAGCAGTTTGTCACTGATAAACtgcacatattttttcaaaagttgcacTTGCAAACAATAATTCGAAATCACACTGGCCTGGACTATATCGTGCCATATTGTGCACACCACGAGCAGGATCTTTAGTAGGTATTTGGTTTGATAAGGGCTAAAAATAATCCTCAATCAAACTACGGGTACTTTTAAGTTTTATCCAGATAATTCTCCCTTGAGAACAGAAACAAGCTCAAGTGTTACCTCTTTCGGTTAACTTCTGGAGAACATTTCTGCCTTCAAggaaactcaaaatttaaCGACTTGCCTGGACTCGAACCACTTGAAACTGATTTCTCCTTCGGACATCATGTAGCTGACCAGACAGATGGACGATAGCATCCATATGAAACTGGCCGCCACGAAAATCCATAATGTTTTCACTATGTgtttctgattaatttgtatgTTCGGTATTTGGCTGGACACTATAAATACCTGCAAGCTTCGGGACTATTTCTACCTGCGAAGTTGCAATGCGAACTCACCCTTTCGATTAACACCGTCAGTTGATTATCATCCCCTTTTCTGAACACGTACAAAGCATAAATGTATCCAGCAAAGTGTAGCAAACTCGGCAATATGAGACCTGAGATCAGGGAACTATTGCAAGTTTGATAATATATTGCTTTTATTTGACTTCTACTAGAACTATTAGTAGGTGATATAGTACCAAACCCTCTATCTCTTCGAAAACAGGACAGGTACTGGAGCAAATATCCgatgattaaaaataagattACCTGAAAGTACAGTTTCTACTGTCGACGACCTCTAAGGACATCCATGGTTTTTTCCATGACGCACTTCAAGTAATTCTTACCGTtaagttaaaaagaaaattaaggaGCTTTACAACGAAGTGTTGTTCGAGGATCTCTCCCACTATCGGTCGCAACCccattaaacttaaaaaccGCATGTAGGGCCTGAGTAGCTTTCTTTTGCAGACATAGAGGATCCCGGCTAAGCTGTTGGGATCAGACGATTCTTCTACAATTATGATGTTGTTGTCTTCGCCCTAGATTAACAATAGAGCAAATCTAAAAATGCTCCTATTAAATCATCATTTAATGAGGAACTTGCACCGCTGCCAGTTTACTTTACCTtccacagggtgtttcaaaaaggTTGTGCCAAACTTAAAGAGTTTATAGGGCATATTCCGCTGAACAACATTTGCATGAAGACCCCTCGTCAAAAATGATCCGTTTTGGTTCCAGAGTCATTTTTGTTGTTAAGCGATTATATTACCTCTTCCACACCAAAAGACTTCGATattcaattcatttttatcaaagataacgcaaaaaacatattaatagGAGATCAAACTGATGACCCCCAACCTGgttatataaatttgtttttttaattattgaatggCACACACGTTTTAAGATGTACGGGCTTGGCTGGATGAAAAGTACACTCTCTCTAATAGTTCCTCTTGGGTGGCTAGAGGAGTTTCACACATCAACGACTTGATGTAGCCCcacggaaaaaaatccaacggaCTTAAATCGGGACTTCGCGCTGGCCACCTGATACGTCCGCCTCTTCCGATCGATTGGCaatcaatttatttgtttagatTATCCTGCACAGTACGGGCAAAATGTACAGGTGTGTCGTCATGTTTTCACCATATCCTTTCTCGTAAAGCCACAGAAATGCGTAAATTTCCCAATAGCTCAAAAAGTCGGGAGACAAAAAACTGTTCATTTTGtttagactttttttattaccttAAAATGAATATCGAAGTCTTTTAAACACAAATAACTCTGCAGCCAAAACAGCTCATTTTTAATTAGGGTTTTCtatgcaaaaattgttcatcGCAATGTCGCCCATATCCACCTTAAGTTTTGTACAAcctttttgaaacaccctgttaTACATTAATTCCCTTTAACTTAAGagtgaaaaaatgcattttttttattgataggACATTTTCGAATCAGACATTCTCAATTCGCTTTCGCGTGCTCTCGTTCCTACTCACGCCAAGACTCAGAAGGAAATCTCAGAAGAATTCTGAGATTTCTAAAATACGAGTAGTGATAGTTTCTAAACTAGTAGATCGGTGATATTGAAACAAATTCGATTCACTCCGTTTTTAGATGAGGCTTATGtaatagaaaacttaccacACTTGTAGATGATACCAAGTTGTGTTCCGATCCGCCATACTCTTCTTGCGGCATATCAATTCCAGTTTTTTCttcaatgttaaaatttatttgttcttGTATACCCGTTTTAAAGCTCATTTTCCTTTCGTGCATTGAAAGACGGTAAGCAAACTGATTCTAAATAATGCAAACATTGTAGGTAGGAAGATGCGAAAagtaaacacattttttcttaaaaattaatgcgTATAAGATGGCGGTTCGTAGTCAAAGAAATAATGGATAGCTTTGACTACCACTTGTACATTGGTGCACCAGTCATACTAAATCCATGATAACCTTTCGGTCAAAATAAACAGTCTTTGCCAATAAGATAAAGTTCTTTAttgataacaataataaacattatttaattatttatttatgtagtGGACAGCTCCTTAGGGGGTAGAATCTGCTATTTTGAGCGGGTAATTTTTATCCCTCTCATTCACTATAAACCAGTCATTAGAACCTGCTCTATTATATACCATcttgaattgaattttgtaaaaatttctaaagtgAAAAACAATCACATGtgtttttatacaatttttaggGAAGAACTTTAGAATTTTCTTGACATCTGgtgaacaaaaaatataagtgTTTCTTTTATCTTTAGAAATTCGCGGACAATGGTaacattcttaaaatttaactccTAAACCTGATCTACACCTATAGCCCAGTTTAAAGAGCCTTCACATCTGTCACTTTCTTCAATATGAGCTAAACTTGCTACTACGATGACCGGCCTGCGAAACCCAGGGAAACTGAACGACAAAAGGGAAGAAGAATCCGAAACTAACCTCAATTTAAATCTCTTGCTTCCTTGTGTTTTATATTCCGATTTGACCatgattttttctctttttactttcctataaataaaataacttgaGTTTATTCTCTCACCAAGCAACAAGTCTCGATCTCTAATGAATTGTATTGTAAAAGAAATTCattgtttctgaaaaaatatactataAACATGAGTTTTGAAGGTGTAAAGCAAGTTGAGAATCTTGTTGTAGACACCACAGCATTTATTCAAAATGCTTCTCTTTTCGTAAGTACCAACACCTAAACCTAAGGGATCAATCTTATTAAGATCATCGTTTTCAAAAAAGGGTTACTATAACACAAAACCTTGCTCTCACAAAATCTCACTCCTTACATGAAACCATACATTTCCTAATTGGCTACTTctaattaatgtaatttttatttaactccATTATTTATTCCAGAATGTTGCAGAAAACATGGTGACTTGTCAGGAGGTAAtagatgaaataaaaaataaacgacAGCTAAGAAGGTTAGTTATGTTGCCCTATGAATTGGTGGTCAAGAATGTCTTCCcagaaaacattcaaattgtaACAGATTTTGCAAAGAAAACTGGCGATTATCCGAGTTTATCAGCGACAGATATTAAAGTAATTGCACTAACATATCAGTTAGAAAAGGAGAAGAATGGAGTAGAACACCTCAGGAGTGAACCA
This portion of the Euwallacea fornicatus isolate EFF26 chromosome 4, ASM4011564v1, whole genome shotgun sequence genome encodes:
- the GrlHz gene encoding uncharacterized protein GrlHz, whose translation is MHERKMSFKTGIQEQINFNIEEKTGIDMPQEEYGGSEHNLVSSTSVGEDNNIIIVEESSDPNSLAGILYVCKRKLLRPYMRFLSLMGLRPIVGEILEQHFVVKLLNFLFNLTVILFLIIGYLLQYLSCFRRDRGFGTISPTNSSSRSQIKAIYYQTCNSSLISGLILPSLLHFAGYIYALYVFRKGDDNQLTVLIERVFIVSSQIPNIQINQKHIVKTLWIFVAASFIWMLSSICLVSYMMSEGEISFKWFESSPYQTKYLLKILLVVCTIWHDIVQASVISNYCLQVQLLKKYVQFISDKLLLQSIRPLEWIRDIEEFRKLLIYLNTQVAPAVCIFTVLNWTYAISGTLWLFASQFGEARNSVPVYTAINIFIVVLWWFIAILPFIQAARLTIACDNVKTVGQEARTRPFAHQDTPLQELNSILIYTNSLKINARLFNLPINGKYTGITFAVIIIFFLVLGQSNIILIKDLEF